In a genomic window of Alkalinema sp. FACHB-956:
- a CDS encoding precorrin-8X methylmutase, whose product MDYIRNGDDIYRKSFSIIRAEADLDQLSDDLAHVAVRLIHSCGMTDIVSDLAASPDAVKAGREALAAGAPIFCDSQMVANGVTRKRLPANNEVICTLNDPKVVEIANRINNTRSAAAIELWRSAGGNAGRSPLENAVVAIGNAPTALFYLLELLDEGFPKPAVILGFPVGFVGAAESKAELAANSRGVPFITLHGRRGGSAIAAAAINALAKENEL is encoded by the coding sequence ATGGACTATATTCGTAACGGTGATGACATCTATCGCAAATCGTTTTCTATCATTCGTGCAGAAGCTGATTTGGATCAATTATCCGATGACCTAGCGCATGTTGCTGTGCGGCTGATCCATTCCTGTGGCATGACGGATATTGTGTCAGATCTCGCTGCTTCACCGGATGCAGTCAAAGCCGGACGTGAGGCGCTAGCGGCAGGTGCGCCCATTTTCTGCGACTCACAAATGGTTGCCAATGGCGTTACCCGCAAGCGATTACCCGCTAATAATGAGGTGATTTGTACCCTCAATGATCCGAAAGTGGTCGAGATTGCCAACCGTATCAACAATACACGATCGGCAGCTGCAATTGAACTGTGGCGATCGGCTGGTGGCAATGCTGGGCGATCGCCTCTGGAAAATGCTGTTGTTGCCATTGGCAATGCTCCAACGGCATTGTTTTATCTATTGGAACTGTTAGATGAAGGATTTCCCAAACCTGCGGTCATTCTGGGGTTTCCGGTTGGATTTGTGGGGGCTGCTGAATCAAAAGCAGAACTCGCTGCCAATAGTCGAGGTGTCCCCTTCATCACGTTACACGGTCGGCGGGGGGGAAGTGCGATCGCCGCTGCCGCTATCAATGCCTTAGCAAAGGAGAACGAGCTATGA